A single region of the Panthera tigris isolate Pti1 chromosome B1, P.tigris_Pti1_mat1.1, whole genome shotgun sequence genome encodes:
- the PLAT gene encoding tissue-type plasminogen activator has product MNNLRKELVFTLLFCGAALTLPSQEIHPRFRRGARSYRVTCRDEKTQMLYMQNESWLRPVLRSNRLEYCWCNSGRSLCHSVPVRSCSEPRCFNGGTCRQALYFSDFVCECPEGFSGKRCEIDASATCYKDQGITYRGTWSTAESGAECINWNSSVLALKPYNGRRPNAIMLGLGNHNYCRNPDRDSRPWCYVFKAGQYSTEFCSTPACPKEKNGDCYFGKGLAYRGTYSLTTSGASCLQWSSRALIGKVYTAWKNNAQALGLGKHNYCRNPDGDAKPWCHVLKDHKLTWEYCDVPQCSTCGLRQYKQPQFRIKGGLYADITSHPWQAAIFVKNRRSPGERFLCGGILISSCWVLSAAHCLQERYPPHHLKVVLGRTYRVVPGEEEQKFEVEKYIIHKEFDDDTYDNDIALLKLQSDSLQCAQESDTVRTVCLPEADLRLPDWTECELSGYGKHEASSPFYSERLKEAHVRLYPAGRCTSQHLFNRTVTNNMLCAGDTRSGGNQANIHDACQGDSGGPLVCMKDNHMTLVGIISWGLGCGQKDVPGVYTKITNYLDWIQDNMRP; this is encoded by the exons ATGAATAACCTGAGGAAAGAGCTGGTGTTCACCCTGCTGTTTTGTGGGGCAGCCCTCACCTTGCCCAGCCAG GAAATCCACCCACGATTCAGAAGAGGAGCCAGATCTTACAGAG TGACCTGCAGGGATGAAAAAACACAGATGCTGTACATGCAGAATGAGTCGTGGCTGCGTCCCGTACTCAGAAGCAACCGGCTGGAATACTGCTGGTGCAACAGTGGTCGCTCACTGTGCCACTCGGTGCCCGTCAGAA GTTGCAGCGAACCGAGGTGCTTCAATGGGGGGACATGCCGGCAGGCTCTATATTTCTCAGATTTTGTCTGCGAGTGTCCTGAAGGGTTTTCAGGGAAACGCTGTGAAATAG ATGCCAGTGCCACATGCTACAAGGACCAGGGTATCACCTACAGGGGCACGTGGAGCACAGCGGAAAGCGGGGCCGAGTGTATCAACTGGAACAGCAGCGTACTGGCCCTGAAGCCCTACAACGGACGCAGGCCAAACGCCATCATGCTAGGCCTTGGGAACCACAATTACTGCAG GAACCCAGACAGAGACTCAAGGCCCTGGTGCTACGTCTTCAAGGCAGGGCAGTACAGCACTGAGTTCTGCAGCACGCCAGCCTGCCCCAAGG AAAAAAACGGGGACTGCTACTTTGGAAAAGGGTTAGCATACCGTGGCACCTACAGCCTCACCACGTCTGGTGCCTCCTGCCTCCAGTGGAGTTCCAGGGCCCTGATAGGCAAGGTCTACACAGCGTGGAAGAACAACGCCCAGGCACTGGGCCTGGGCAAACACAACTACTGCCG GAACCCAGATGGAGATGCCAAGCCCTGGTGCCACGTGTTGAAGGACCACAAGTTGACGTGGGAATACTGTGATGTGCCCCAGTGCT ccACCTGTGGGCTGAGACAGTACAAGCAGCCTCAGTTCCGCATTAAAGGAGGACTCTACGCAGACATCACCTCTCACCCGTGGCAAGCTGCCATCTTTGTCAAGAACAGGAGGTCACCAGGGGAGAGGTTTTTGTGTGGCGGAATACTGATCAGTTCCTGCTGGGTCCTGTCTGCTGCGCACTGCTTGCAGGAGAG GTATCCTCCCCACCACCTTAAGGTGGTCCTGGGCAGAACGTACCGAGTGGTCCctggagaggaggagcagaaattTGAAGTAGAAAAATACATCATCCATAAGGAATTTGATGACGACACTTACGACAACGATATTG caCTGCTGAAACTGCAGTCAGACTCGCTACAGTGTGCCCAGGAGAGTGACACTGTCCGCACCGTCTGTCTCCCTGAAGCTGACCTGCGCCTGCCTGACTGGACAGAATGTGAGCTGTCTGGCTACGGCAAGCACGAGGCGT CTTCTCCTTTCTATTCTGAGCGGTTGAAGGAGGCTCATGTCAGGCTGTACCCAGCCGGCCGCTGCACGTCACAACACTTGTTTAACAGAACCGTGACGAACAATATGCTGTGTGCTGGAGACACACGAAGTGGTGGGAACCAGGCAAACATCCATGATGCCTGCCAG GGTGACTCAGGTGGCCCCTTGGTGTGTATGAAGGACAACCACATGACTCTAGTTGGCATCATCAGCTGGGGCCTTGGCTGTGGGCAGAAAGATGTTCCAGGTGTATATACCAAGATTACTAATTACCTAGACTGGATTCAAGACAATATGCGACCATGA